AATATAATTGTCTTGTATTTTTACTTGCGACAAGGCAAAACTTAATTGTGCAAAACCAGGAGTATTAGTAAAAAAATCTCTTAAAGTTATAGAGATTGATTTATTTTGCAGACCTGCAAATGCAAGTAATTGCAATGGAAGAAACATTAAAGAGCTTGCAAATATAATTGGTAAGACTCCTGCAGGATTAATCTTAAATGGCATATAGTGATCAGGTGCACTAGTAACTCTTCCACCAACAGTTTGTCTTCTAGCTCCTAAAACTAAAATCTTCCTAGCTCCTTCTTGAATAAATATAATTAAAATTACTAATATACAAAACACCAATAATAATGTTGCAACGCCCCATGCAGGTGATGAGCCAGTATTTAAAGCAGTAATTGTATCTTTAATCATTATAGGCATTCTTGAAGCTATTCCAATAAAAATAAGTATTGATGCACCATTACCAATGCCGGATTCTGTAATAACTTCACCAAGCCACATAACAAAAATACTTGAACAAGTAAGAACTACTACTGTATTTAAATAAAATGCTGGTGTACCTGCATTTGCTACTCCAGTTACATCAAGGAATCTTGCTAATGCTAATGATTGAACCATTGCTAAAGCAACTGTAGTTCTTCTTGTAATTTGTTGAAATTGTTTCCTTCCTTGGTCGCCTTGTTCTCTTTGCATATTTTTTAGGGCAGGGATTACTTCAGTCATAAGCTGCATAATGATTGAGGAAGTTATATATGGTCCAATACCAAGAGCAAAAATAGATAAAGCACTTAAAGCTCCACCTGCAAATAAATCTACTAAACCTAAAAGTCCACTGGTTAAAATATTTGACCTTTTTAAAAGATCATGATTTACACCTATTAAAGGAATATGTACTCCAAGTCTGTATATTGCAAGCATAAGAACAGTAAACATTAACTTTTGCATGAGGC
This window of the Candidatus Melainabacteria bacterium genome carries:
- the secY gene encoding preprotein translocase subunit SecY, coding for MSTQARKIGKEAGISTFAEMFKASGLMQKLMFTVLMLAIYRLGVHIPLIGVNHDLLKRSNILTSGLLGLVDLFAGGALSALSIFALGIGPYITSSIIMQLMTEVIPALKNMQREQGDQGRKQFQQITRRTTVALAMVQSLALARFLDVTGVANAGTPAFYLNTVVVLTCSSIFVMWLGEVITESGIGNGASILIFIGIASRMPIMIKDTITALNTGSSPAWGVATLLLVFCILVILIIFIQEGARKILVLGARRQTVGGRVTSAPDHYMPFKINPAGVLPIIFASSLMFLPLQLLAFAGLQNKSISITLRDFFTNTPGFAQLSFALSQVKIQDNYIFSDLGNWLTLQIEYLFRSGHWQHSFIYFLLIMLFSYFYASIILNPREIAENLKKNGSAIQGVKPGKATSEYLDLIINRLIFIGAVAIGLVAVLPIHVEQLCQVSTLGGLGSTSLIILVGVAIDTRNQIITYAQTHRYQTRSILTSSFAKKPLL